A part of Streptomyces sp. NBC_01235 genomic DNA contains:
- a CDS encoding exodeoxyribonuclease III, which yields MRIATWNVNSITARLPRLLAWLESSGTDVLCLQEAKVAEEQFPLDQLRELGYEAAVHATGRWNGVAVISRVGLEDVVKGLPGDPGYDGAPEPRAVSATCGPVRVWSVYVPNGREVDHPHYAYKLQWFEALKVAVAGDAAGSRPFAVMGDYNVAPTDDDVYDVAAFEGLTHVTPAERAALASLREAGLSDVVPRPLKYEHPFTYWDYRQLCFPKNRGMRIDLVYGNEPFAKAVKDSYVDREERRGKGASDHAPVVVDLDV from the coding sequence ATGCGCATCGCGACCTGGAACGTGAACTCGATCACCGCCCGCCTGCCTAGGCTCCTGGCCTGGCTGGAGAGCAGCGGCACCGACGTGCTCTGCCTCCAGGAGGCCAAGGTCGCCGAGGAGCAGTTCCCGCTCGACCAGCTGCGCGAACTGGGCTACGAGGCGGCCGTGCACGCCACAGGCCGGTGGAACGGCGTGGCGGTGATCTCCCGCGTAGGCCTGGAGGACGTCGTCAAGGGCCTGCCCGGCGACCCGGGCTACGACGGCGCGCCGGAGCCCCGCGCCGTCTCCGCGACCTGCGGCCCGGTCCGCGTCTGGTCGGTGTACGTGCCCAACGGCCGCGAGGTCGACCACCCGCACTACGCCTACAAGCTCCAGTGGTTCGAGGCCCTCAAGGTTGCCGTCGCGGGCGACGCGGCGGGCAGCCGGCCCTTCGCGGTGATGGGCGACTACAACGTGGCGCCGACCGACGACGACGTCTACGACGTGGCCGCCTTCGAGGGCCTCACCCACGTCACCCCGGCCGAGCGCGCCGCCCTGGCGTCCCTGCGCGAGGCCGGCCTGTCGGACGTCGTCCCGCGCCCCCTGAAGTACGAGCACCCCTTCACGTACTGGGACTACCGTCAGCTCTGCTTCCCCAAGAACCGCGGCATGCGCATCGACCTGGTGTACGGCAACGAGCCGTTCGCCAAGGCGGTCAAGGACTCCTACGTCGACCGCGAGGAACGCAGGGGCAAGGGCGCCTCGGACCACGCGCCGGTCGTCGTCGACCTGGACGTGTGA
- a CDS encoding DUF6278 family protein encodes MNIPFLGNRSKKYRSAVLAEDPEGIAELLSECELLRSHAARDGIRLDDTAASLEALDQLPPRWRDDEESLPWFGHDAGLYLGTVVVRTVPGAAWAIRPGGEPVVRLESGREVDVVTAGREWAASGTPELSQLYAEVAEN; translated from the coding sequence ATGAACATCCCTTTCCTGGGCAACAGGAGCAAGAAGTACCGTTCGGCGGTGCTGGCCGAGGACCCCGAGGGGATTGCCGAACTCCTCTCCGAATGCGAGCTGTTGCGTTCCCACGCGGCCCGGGACGGGATCCGACTCGACGACACCGCCGCCTCGTTGGAGGCACTGGACCAGCTCCCGCCACGCTGGCGCGACGACGAGGAGAGCCTGCCCTGGTTCGGTCATGACGCCGGCCTCTACCTGGGGACGGTCGTCGTGCGCACCGTGCCCGGGGCCGCCTGGGCGATCCGGCCCGGCGGCGAACCGGTCGTCCGGCTGGAGTCGGGCCGGGAGGTCGACGTGGTCACGGCCGGACGCGAGTGGGCCGCGAGCGGCACTCCCGAACTGTCCCAGCTGTACGCGGAGGTGGCCGAGAACTGA
- the ggt gene encoding gamma-glutamyltransferase — MRRPVARKLSVLAVSAAVVTVGAAAPPAAQRTAVEKVPVAVGYGGAVASVDADASAAGIEVLRKGGNAVDAAVATAAALGVTEPYSSGIGGGGYFVYYDAKSRTVHTVDGRETAPLTADSGLFLENGKPLAFADAVSSGRSVGTPGTPATWATALGKWGSEKLGTVLKPAERIAREGFTVDDTFRTQTAANETRFRYFPDTAKLFLPGGQLPVVGSTFKNPDLAKTYAELGRKGVDALYRGDLGDDIVDTVNNPPVDPSSGWNARPGDLSAKDLAAYRAKLQAPTKTSYRGLGVYSIAPSSSGGTTVGEALNILEKTDLSKASEVQYLHHYIEASRIAFADRGRWVGDPAFEDVPTKQLLSQKYADSRACLIKDDAVLTSPVAPGDPRNPAACDTGGTAAPTTYEGENTTHLTVADKWGNVVAYTLTIEQTGGSAITVPGRGFILNNELTDFSFAPASPAVHDPNLPGPGKRPRSSISPTIVLDRYNKPVVALGSPGGATIITTVLQTLTEFLDRGLPLVDAIAAPRASQRNAAQTELEPALYNDTSPDGLRARLEALGHSFKLNPEIGAATGVQRLPNGKWLAAAETVRRGGGSAQVVYPAP, encoded by the coding sequence ATGCGTCGTCCTGTCGCGCGGAAACTGTCGGTCCTGGCGGTCTCGGCCGCCGTGGTCACGGTGGGGGCGGCAGCGCCACCCGCCGCACAGAGAACGGCTGTCGAGAAGGTCCCGGTCGCCGTCGGCTACGGCGGTGCCGTCGCCAGCGTCGACGCGGACGCCTCCGCGGCCGGTATCGAGGTGCTGAGGAAGGGCGGCAACGCCGTCGACGCGGCCGTCGCCACCGCCGCCGCCCTCGGCGTCACCGAGCCCTACTCCTCCGGCATCGGCGGCGGCGGCTACTTCGTCTACTACGACGCCAAGTCCCGTACGGTGCACACCGTCGACGGCCGTGAGACCGCCCCGCTGACCGCCGACTCCGGTCTCTTCCTGGAGAACGGCAAGCCGCTCGCCTTCGCGGACGCCGTCAGCAGCGGCAGAAGCGTCGGGACGCCCGGCACGCCGGCCACCTGGGCGACGGCGCTGGGCAAGTGGGGCAGCGAGAAGCTCGGCACGGTCCTGAAACCCGCCGAGCGCATCGCCCGCGAGGGCTTCACCGTCGACGACACCTTCCGCACCCAGACCGCCGCCAACGAGACCCGCTTCCGCTACTTCCCGGACACGGCGAAACTGTTCCTGCCCGGCGGCCAACTCCCCGTCGTCGGATCGACGTTCAAGAACCCCGACCTCGCGAAGACCTACGCGGAGCTCGGCAGGAAGGGCGTCGACGCCCTCTACCGGGGCGACCTCGGCGACGACATCGTCGACACCGTCAACAACCCGCCGGTGGACCCGAGTTCGGGATGGAACGCCCGGCCGGGCGACCTGTCGGCCAAGGACCTCGCGGCCTACCGCGCCAAGCTCCAGGCGCCCACGAAGACCTCGTACCGCGGACTGGGCGTCTACTCGATCGCACCCTCGTCCTCGGGTGGCACCACGGTCGGCGAGGCCCTCAACATCCTTGAGAAGACGGACCTTTCGAAGGCGAGCGAGGTCCAGTACCTGCACCACTACATCGAGGCGAGCCGGATCGCGTTCGCCGACCGGGGGCGCTGGGTCGGCGACCCCGCCTTCGAGGACGTCCCGACGAAGCAGCTGCTGTCGCAGAAGTACGCCGACTCGCGCGCGTGCCTCATCAAGGACGACGCGGTCCTCACCAGCCCCGTGGCGCCCGGCGACCCGCGCAACCCGGCCGCCTGCGACACCGGCGGCACGGCGGCGCCGACGACGTACGAGGGCGAGAACACCACGCACCTGACCGTCGCCGACAAGTGGGGCAACGTCGTCGCCTACACGCTCACCATCGAGCAGACCGGCGGCAGCGCCATCACCGTCCCCGGCCGCGGCTTCATCCTCAACAACGAGCTGACGGACTTCTCCTTCGCCCCCGCCAGCCCGGCCGTCCACGACCCGAACCTGCCCGGGCCGGGCAAGCGGCCGCGGTCGTCGATCTCGCCGACGATCGTGCTCGACCGGTACAACAAGCCGGTGGTGGCGCTGGGTTCGCCCGGTGGCGCGACCATCATCACCACCGTGCTGCAGACGCTGACCGAGTTCCTCGACCGCGGCCTGCCGCTCGTCGACGCGATCGCCGCCCCGCGCGCCAGCCAACGCAACGCCGCCCAGACGGAGTTGGAGCCCGCGCTCTACAACGACACCAGCCCTGACGGCCTGCGGGCCCGGCTGGAGGCCCTCGGTCACTCCTTCAAGCTCAACCCCGAGATCGGCGCGGCGACGGGCGTACAGCGGCTGCCGAACGGCAAGTGGCTGGCCGCCGCCGAGACCGTACGGCGCGGCGGCGGCTCGGCACAGGTGGTGTACCCGGCGCCGTAG
- a CDS encoding amino acid ABC transporter ATP-binding protein — protein sequence MAVDPLIELRDVNKYFGELHVLQDVNLTVGRGEVVVVIGPSGSGKSTLCRAINRLEPIQSGSITLDGQPLPEEGKGLARLRSEVGMVFQSFNLFAHKTVLQNISLGQVKVRKRNKDDADKRSRELLDRVGLADQADKFPAQLSGGQQQRVAIARALAMDPKALLFDEPTSALDPEMINEVLEVMRQLARDGMTMVVVTHEMGFARSAANRVVFMADGRIVEDRTPEEFFTDPRSDRAKDFLSKILKH from the coding sequence ATGGCCGTCGATCCGTTGATCGAGCTGCGTGACGTCAACAAGTACTTCGGGGAGCTGCATGTCCTGCAGGACGTCAACCTCACCGTCGGCAGGGGGGAGGTGGTCGTGGTGATCGGCCCTTCGGGGTCGGGAAAGTCGACGCTGTGCCGCGCGATCAACCGGCTGGAGCCCATCCAGTCCGGCTCGATCACGCTGGACGGACAGCCGCTGCCCGAGGAGGGCAAGGGCCTGGCGAGACTGCGGTCAGAGGTCGGCATGGTCTTTCAGTCCTTCAACCTCTTCGCCCACAAGACGGTCCTGCAGAACATCTCGCTGGGCCAGGTGAAGGTGCGCAAGCGCAACAAGGACGACGCGGACAAGCGCTCCCGTGAACTGCTCGACCGTGTGGGCCTCGCCGACCAGGCCGACAAGTTCCCGGCGCAGCTCTCCGGCGGTCAGCAGCAGCGCGTGGCCATCGCCCGCGCCCTCGCCATGGACCCCAAGGCGCTCCTCTTCGACGAGCCCACCTCCGCCCTCGACCCCGAGATGATCAACGAGGTCCTCGAGGTGATGCGGCAACTGGCCCGCGACGGCATGACCATGGTCGTCGTCACCCACGAGATGGGCTTCGCGCGCTCGGCGGCCAACCGCGTGGTCTTCATGGCTGACGGCCGCATCGTCGAGGACCGCACCCCCGAGGAGTTCTTCACCGACCCGCGCAGCGACCGCGCCAAGGACTTCCTCTCCAAGATCCTCAAGCACTGA
- a CDS encoding alpha/beta fold hydrolase yields the protein MGQHRKALRTTAAGAVSASLIAGGVLALAPAAQAATGDVRFVDIAGDGGTVLKANVVTPADADGTRRYPLIVLPTAWGFPQVQYLAQARKLADTGYVVLSYNVRGFWQSGGEIEVAGPPDVADASKVVDWALAHTPSDPKNVGMAGVSYGAGISLLAAAHDKRVKAVASLSGWADLIDSIYSGRTQHSQAAALLDTVGTVTGRVSAESQQIFSDFFASDLSREQAMIEWGRKRSAATYLAQLDQNGAAIMLAGAWGDTVFPPNQTADFYEKLTVPKRLEFRPGDHATPEITGLLGLPNDVWTDTERWFDHYLKGEDNGIDREQPVRLKSRSTSGYEGYPDWKSVTATRKKIALAGTTTLHTNVDSGADAGIVFLSSILDQVAKLPPVASIPLLPRSWAAVWQSEKYATAQRVRGTAQLHTTVTPTEESGTLVAYLYDVGPLGLGKLVSNAPYTFHGRTPGKPFPLDLDLFSTAYDVPAGHRLALVVDTVDPLYIEHNPSGARLTFSSPVNDPSYVSIPLREQ from the coding sequence GTGGGACAGCACCGCAAGGCCCTGCGCACGACCGCCGCGGGCGCCGTCTCCGCGTCCCTGATCGCCGGTGGCGTCCTCGCGCTGGCTCCCGCCGCGCAGGCGGCGACCGGCGACGTCCGCTTCGTCGACATCGCCGGGGACGGCGGGACCGTCCTCAAGGCCAACGTCGTCACCCCCGCGGACGCCGACGGCACGCGCCGCTACCCGCTGATCGTGCTGCCCACGGCCTGGGGCTTCCCACAGGTCCAGTATCTCGCCCAGGCCCGGAAACTCGCCGACACCGGTTACGTCGTGCTGAGTTACAACGTGCGGGGCTTCTGGCAGTCCGGCGGCGAGATCGAGGTCGCGGGTCCGCCCGACGTGGCCGACGCCTCCAAGGTCGTGGACTGGGCGCTCGCCCACACCCCCAGCGACCCGAAGAACGTCGGCATGGCGGGCGTCTCCTACGGCGCCGGCATCAGCCTGCTCGCCGCCGCGCACGACAAGCGCGTCAAGGCGGTCGCCTCGCTCAGCGGCTGGGCGGACCTGATCGACTCGATCTACTCGGGGCGCACCCAGCACTCCCAGGCCGCGGCCCTGCTCGACACGGTGGGCACGGTCACCGGCCGGGTGAGCGCCGAGTCCCAGCAGATCTTCTCGGACTTCTTCGCCTCCGACCTGTCCCGGGAACAGGCCATGATCGAGTGGGGGCGGAAACGTTCCGCCGCGACGTACCTGGCCCAGCTCGACCAGAACGGCGCGGCGATCATGCTTGCCGGCGCGTGGGGCGACACGGTCTTCCCGCCCAACCAGACCGCCGACTTCTACGAGAAGCTGACCGTCCCGAAGCGCCTGGAGTTCCGCCCCGGCGACCATGCGACCCCCGAGATCACCGGCCTGCTCGGGCTGCCCAACGACGTGTGGACCGACACCGAGCGCTGGTTCGACCACTACCTCAAGGGCGAGGACAACGGCATCGACCGGGAACAGCCGGTCCGGCTCAAGTCCCGTTCCACCAGCGGTTACGAGGGTTATCCGGACTGGAAGTCGGTGACCGCCACCCGGAAGAAGATCGCGCTTGCGGGCACGACCACCCTGCACACCAACGTGGACTCGGGCGCGGACGCGGGAATCGTCTTCCTGTCCAGCATCCTCGACCAGGTGGCGAAGCTCCCCCCGGTGGCGTCCATCCCCCTGCTCCCCCGCAGCTGGGCGGCCGTGTGGCAGTCGGAGAAGTACGCCACGGCCCAACGGGTGCGTGGAACAGCGCAGTTGCACACCACGGTCACCCCGACCGAGGAGAGCGGCACCCTCGTCGCCTACCTGTACGACGTGGGGCCGCTCGGCCTCGGCAAGCTGGTCAGCAACGCGCCGTACACCTTCCACGGGCGCACGCCCGGCAAGCCGTTCCCTCTCGACCTGGACCTGTTCTCCACGGCCTACGACGTCCCGGCAGGGCACCGGCTCGCCCTGGTCGTCGACACGGTCGACCCGCTCTACATCGAGCACAACCCGTCCGGTGCACGGCTGACCTTCTCCTCGCCGGTGAACGACCCGTCGTACGTGTCGATTCCGCTGCGCGAGCAGTGA